A portion of the Fulvia fulva chromosome 1, complete sequence genome contains these proteins:
- a CDS encoding Glucosyltransferase 2 — translation MVMPILQSPLLWQALSAVLLLCILVQQFSLQPFPIRAKQISSALEHGDEQTIGKDTGAWSYDWARDHDNLNLNVEQCDAAFPELYDEVDRAVQYWGESGRKITSESIELVGGNDGGVRGLIAGQQLRIIQTRGLGRKDFRHRIIAVLQQIQTALNAAQSAGQPLPDVEFTVVVDDKPVVGEKPRALWGFTRAFANPRHDNVWVIPDFHFFGAPPEAEGWSLQQSKSREHDGPLDQKIAKVAWRGVAWTNPEVREPLLNVTEGKPWADVVQMSWDKKDSVIPMASFCKYRYVVNTEGRSWSARMTHLLNCDSLLMVHDVEWIAHYYHLLDTDTNCVRVERDFSDLEEKIKYYNEHLDEAQKIADTAKATFRERYTTPAATACYWRRLLRSWATVAFKPKTTEMTKVKNRLSSTEKLRGIAFEQFIVHDNTKDYPYK, via the exons ATGGTCATGCCGATTCTTCAGTCGCCGTTGCTATGGCAAGCACTGAGCGCAGTCCTCCTTCTGTGCATCCTGGTACAGCAATTCAGCCTACAACCGTTCCCCATTAGAGCGAAGCAGATATCTAGCGCGCTTGAGCACGGAGATGAACAGACAATTGGAAAAGATACTGGAGCCTGGTCGTACGACTGGGCACGCGACCACGATAATCTAAATCTCAATGTCGAACAATGCGATGCTGCCTTTCCGGAGCTATACGACGAGGTCGATCGCGCCGTGCAGTACTGGGGCGAGTCAGGCCGCAAAATCACCTCTGAAAGCATAGAGCTAGTCGGTGGCAACGATGGAGGCGTACGAGGCTTGATCGCGGGACAGCAGCTGCGCATAATCCAGACCAGAGGACTGGGCCGCAAGGACTTTCGACATCGCATTATTGCCGTGTTGCAGCAAATACAGACCGCTCTCAACGCTGCTCAGAGCGCCGGTCAACCTTTGCCTGATGTTGAATTCACTGTCGTTGTGGACGACAAGCCTGTCGTGGGCGAGAAGCCAAGGGCGCTATGGGGGTTCACACGAGCATTTGCAAACCCACGGCATGACAATGTCTGGGTCATACCAGACTTCCATTTCTTCGGCGCCCCACCGGAAGCTGAAGGATGGTCGTTGCAACAATCAAAGTCCAGAGAGCATGATGGCCCATTGGATCAGAAAATCGCCAAAGTTGCATG GCGAGGTGTTGCGTGGACGAATCCAGAAGTACGTGAGCCGTTGTTGAACGTGACAGAAGGCAAGCCATGGGCAGATGTTGTCCAGATGAGCTGGGACAAAAAAGACTCGGTGATACCCATGGCATCGTTTTGCAAATACCGCTATGTCGTCAACACGGAAGGGCGGTCTTGGTCTGCGCGCATGACACATCTGCTGAACTGCGACTCCTTGCTCATGGTCCACGACGTGGAATGGATAGCACACTACTACCACCTGCTGGACACCGACACGAATTGTGTCCGAGTGGAGAGAGACTTCTCAGACCTGGAGGAAAAGATCAAGTATTACAACGAGCATCTGGACGAGGCACAGAAAATTGCGGACACTGCGAAAGCGACATTCCGTGAGCGATACACAACGCCTGCTGCGACAGCTTGTTACTGGCGGAGACTGCTGCGCTCATGGGCTACTGTCGCATTCAAACCGAAGACCACTGAGATGACCAAAGTCAAGAATCGGCTCAGCTCGACCGAAAAGCTGCGCGGGATTGCTTTCGAACAGTTCATCGTGCATGACAACACGAAAGACTACCCTTACAAGTAG
- a CDS encoding Putative G3BP-like protein has translation MAAEVGALPNGNYAPHAAYGGINQNEFAYTTNHAVSSQNSAPPQSSTPSNAASSQQPAQADISKDEVGWYFVEQYYTTLSRSPERLYLFYNKRSQFVSGVEADKVSVCVGQRSINDRIKDLDYQDCKVRVTNVDSQASDQNIVIQVIGEISNKGQPHKKFTQTFVLATQTNGYFVLNDIFRYLVEEEDEPEQESTAAPAEEVQQVSGTESSEQEPASTQTEAKTLATSGEAVEADAQQLDKELEEKAADRQASSEDASAAVKELVNGEGAEGAKKAVEEATATPTEAETRTSAPEPTDELERTATAEADVQPEKPKDPEPTPAASPPKQAAPQPAPAPKPAAPAVPMSWAARAAAASANRAPVPAPAVPQQPTAKPAAPKPATPSSTQASTPPAPTAPAAQRQEQGSESQDEWTAVGHNRQQSRQTNAPQQEQPQQNRGYIKNVHENVDAAELRKTLEQFGEIVYFDIARQKNCAFVDFKTADAYNKAVESPFELAGEKLYVEERRIRPGSTPYVPRGQFQGGRGGRGGAGQGPPRGGFQGQGQRGGAGGAPRGGGRGGSFAPSAPRGGRGGSLA, from the exons ATGGCTGCTGAAGTTGGTGCCCTGCCAAATGGCAACTACGCACCCCACGCCGCCTACGGAGGCATAAACCAAAACGAATTCGCATACACTACCAACCACGCCGTCTCCTCGCAAAACTCCGCTCCACCGCAGTCTTCCACCCCGTCCAACGCCGCAAGCTCGCAGCAGCCCGCACAGGCCGACATCAGCAAGGACGAGGTGGGCTGGTACTTTGTCGAGCAATACTACACCACCCTCAGCCGAAGTCCCGAGCGCCTGTACCTCTTCTACAACAAGCGCTCGCAGTTCGTCTCTGGCGTTGAGGCCGACAAGGTCTCTGTGTGTGTCGGCCAACGTTCCATCAATGACCGCATCAAGGATCTCGACTACCAAGACTGCAAAGTCCGCGTTACCAACGTCGACTCCCAGGCCTCGGACCAAAACATCGTCATCCAGGTCATCGGCGAGATCTCGAACAAGGGTCAACCACACAAGAAGTTCACCCAGACCTTCGTGCTCGCCACTCAGACTAACGGCTACTTCGTGCTGAACGATATCTTCAGATACCTGGTCGAGGAGGAGGATGAGCCGGAGCAAGAGTCTACCGCTGCACCAGCAGAGGAGGTCCAACAAGTGTCTGGCACTGAGAGCAGCGAGCAAGAGCCAGCATCGACTCAAACCGAAGCAAAGACACTTGCAACATCAGGCGAAGCCGTTGAGGCAGATGCTCAGCAGCTCGATAAGGAGCTCGAGGAGAAGGCCGCTGATCGCCAAGCATCCTCCGAAGATGCCTCCGCTGCGGTCAAGGAACTCGTCAATGGAGAGGGTGCCGAGGGTGCCAAGAAAGCTGTCGAAGAGGCCACCGCTACTCCAACGGAAGCAGAGACACGGACTTCTGCACCTGAGCCAACTGATGAGCTCGAGCGCACCGCCACTGCTGAAGCTGATGTACAGCCCGAGAAGCCAAAGGATCCAGAACCAACTCCTGCCGCTTCGCCACCCAAGCAGGCTGCCCCTCAACCAGCACCTGCACCTAAGCCTGCCGCCCCCGCTGTGCCAATGAGTTGGGCTGCGCGCGCAGCAGCAGCTTCTGCCAACCGTGCTCCAGTGCCCGCCCCAGCGGTGCCCCAACAACCCACCGCAAAGCCAGCCGCACCAAAGCCAGCAACTCCATCCTCCACCCAGGCATCGACACCACCCGCCCCAACAGCTCCTGCGGCCCAGCGCCAGGAGCAAGGCTCCGAATCCCAGGATGAGTGGACAGCCGTTGGCCACAACCGCCAGCAGTCGCGACAGACCAATGCACCACAGCAGGAGCAGCCACAGCAGAACCGAGGCTACATCAAGAACGTGCACGAGAATGTCGACGCTGCTGAGCTGAGAAAGACCCTCGAGCAGTTTGGCGAAATCGTTTACTTCGACATTGCACGTCAAAAG AACTGTGCCTTTGTCGACTTCAAGACTGCTGATGCCTACAACAAGGCAGTCGAGAGCCCATTCGAACTGGCTGGCGAGAAGCTCTACGTTGAGGAGCGCCGCATCCGACCAGGATCAACCCCATACGTTCCACGTGGCCAATTCCAGGGCGGTCGCGGCGGCCGAGGCGGAGCTGGCCAGGGACCTCCGCGTGGCGGCTTCCAGGGACAAGGTCAGCGAGGCGGCGCTGGCGGTGCTCCAAGAGGAGGAGGACGCGGCGGCTCTTTTGCACCCAGTGCTCCGCGAGGCGGGAGGGGAGGTTCGTTGGCTTAG